The sequence TACCATGCTGAGGTTCAGGCTTTCAGCATCCGCCTTCATGAGAACTTCTCCTTGGAGCTACTGAAAATAGCCTTCATCAATCCCTGTTACTTGCAGGCAGAGCAAGAGAAGAGACAAGAGTTAGGCATGAACTCTGAGACCACCGCTCTTGCTCTGAAAGATAACATTCAGCTGAGTGAAAAGGGAGTGGGTTTCACCAAAGGCTTCCTGACTGACTGGTGCAGGGCCAACTTCCCAGGTCTCCCGAGCGAAGGGGTGGAAAGTATCGTAGGACACCTCACAAGTTCAGCACTTGTGGCCCATGTAGCAAGAAATCTCGGCATTGAAGAGCTTACCATGAGTGCAGAATACCCCATTGGTGATGATGTGCTTTATTCTACATTTATGGCAGTGATTGGAGCTCTACAGGAGAGCAGTGGAGCAGAGCGGACTGGATTTTTCCTCAGGGTAAGAGGCTTGTTGCAGAGTCTGTCATTTGCCAACATTAAAACTCTTCAGTTGACTCTGTTGTCTGTACACAAGTATGATATTTTTCATCTTCTACTCTCCCACCTTTGCCTTGTCCCAGGATTTCCTGGTCTCTCATTTGATAGGGAAGGATCTGTTTGATATGTGGACAGTTGTCAACCCCATGGGACTACTAGTGGAGGAGCTTACTAAGAGGAATGTTCCTCTGCCAGAGCCTCGCCTCATCAGGTCTGCTGGAGCCAGTACTGTCCTGCCATTATACTTTGTCGGCTTATACAGGtaaatgtgctgctgtgcaTGTTGCCCCCAAAgcacaatgaaagaaaatttacagtttaaaacaaaaagttcaCATGTTACACTTTTTAGGTTTGAGTCAGATGCAGATAATTCAAAATAGACTTCATGGTTAAAGGTCTCCTGTTTACCTGTGTGTTGATTCAGCGACAAGAAGCTTCTGGCTCAGGGTCCTGGAGAAACTCTTCTGGCAGCCGAGGAAGAGGCAGCCCGTGTGGCCCTCCGGAAAATCTATGGCTACACAGAGAACCGCAGACCCTTTGACTTCTCACCACCACAACAGCATGCGAAACCATtaattcagtcagtcagcagtggTTAATGAAGTGACGTCTCGTATTCTCTGGACTACAGACATccatggagaaaagaaaagaaaataaggtCAAGATGTACCTTATTAAACATCAGTCCAACAGTGGTCAGTGAGATGTCAGTTACCccacataaataaaaactaaagaaGCCTTACTGTCCAAATAAAAACTATGACTGCTGTGTAAAATCGAGGCTTCCATGGACTAAGCTATTCGAATAAATTTAATAAAGTCTTCAAGAGTGAAGTTCACTGGTTCCATAGTTTTCCTTGGCTAATAACGCCAAGGTTTAGTAGTCCATGGCACAAAATAGCCCTGATAGCTATTTGTCCCTTGCAATTAAAGCAATTGCCATTTGGTTAACTGTTTTCTGCTATATTATTTGTctgtaataaaagtaataattaTATGTACattatgattttattcattttttgattataattattttctttcatattattacatatgcTTTTATGAAAATGAGTGTATTGATATAAACTTGATatctacatttttttctgacattttacaagaTACCTTACTGGGTTTCCTCTGTATGTTGCTGCTTGGAAGATTGAAGAAGTATTTCCATACAAATTTTTAATCAAGTCATTTATATGGTGGATGGAAATGTCTTTCACGCATGAAACTAGTTGAGTTCATGTTCTCCACCTGCTCAGactataaagaaataaattcatCCGCCGGTATTCATTAAAGTGGGAAAAAGGGTGTGTTTATAGAGCTTTTCTTTGGACTTGACCTCTGCAGAGATCTAACCTTATGAGCCCTcactttttaaatattagaaAACTTCTCTTCAATGTCAGTTCTCATTATTGACAAACCAAATGGCTATTTACATGCATTATTTCATCTACATTACTTAGTTAATTTGTTCTGTGCTATTTTCTAAGATTAAAATGCTGTATTATCTTTAAAAAGAGCGTTAGAAAGAACAGAATATGGCCTTTGTACTGCACCTCATGGTGTTGTAGTAATAAGAGTAATCCGCACAGTGGCACTAATGTGTCAAAGACGGAGTAGTAACGGTCTGTGTGCTGTATCAGTACAACCGTGTAGATCTCGTGAAAGACAAGATAGTTCATGTCCTTATCTAACCTTCTTAATCTGTTTTAAACGGAATTTCCTCGGATACACCACCTCGTGTACTGCATACGCATTAATATATTCAGTACAATTCTATGATCGGATACTGACAGGTAATTTAACACGCACTAATTTATAGCAGCACAAATACGCAAATTTGTGATCGAGGCCAGTCAAAACTGCATACTACGCGGTAAACGAATTACATCGAACAACATTATTGTTGTATACCACAACAGAGAAATAATGGTACCTTAAACACAACTGAACAAACCAGACAATTTGATGCAAGCATCTTCCTGACCCACACAGAAGAGGCGTTTGTATAACGGGATTTAAACGAAAGCGGAAGTACAGAGCATGAAACCTCTCGATCAGTTAGTAATCCCGATTCAACGCCTCAAACTCCTTGTTCGAGGTGACGCGAGGCCCCCCTGACAACCGAGCCACCTACCcattccctctctgtctttagCACGGGTCGGCAACCGTTTAAAAgcacagcattttgttttagttgtagCTGACCCTCCAATCTTCCCTAGTTTTGTTTCATCCTACTATACTACCCTTACCATGGCGGCGAGTGCGAAACgaaaacaagaggagaaacacCTGAAGATGCTGAGAGAAATGACGAGTTTGACTCCCAACAGAAAGTGCTTTGACTGCGACCAGCGCGGCCCAACCTATGCCAATATGACTGTGGGCTCCTTCGTATGTACCTCATGCTCTGGCATCCTGTAAGTTTAAAGTTACTGAGTGACCTTAGCTTAGATATGGCGCACACGATATAACGGTTGATACGCCTCTGCTAACGTTAAGCTACATGCGGCTGTCTAAGCCAGGTCGTCAGATAGCGCTAGCTAACGTTAAATAGGTATCCAGTTGTGCCATTTGAGTTTAGCTGTTTTGACATTGTCTTGCCGAGCTGTGTTGGGCGGGGTAACCACATAAAGGTGTCAGTGTTCCACACAGCAAGCTAACGTAGTAATCACCCCAGATGCTATTCATCTTTAGCTCCCAGCGCTAACCAGTGAATTTATCTTACACTTGCAAGCTAGGTCTGCACATTAGCCGGTAGCCAGCTGCTACTACCAGTTGCTGGCAAAGTCTGAAAGCACCACCTTGTAACTGAGCTAACAGCTAAGGCATACCCCCCCTGCCTGCAAAGACGCattaatacatatttaaattatCTAATTGTCGAGCTTTCATGTTATATTTACCAGTTTAAATTATGTACTTTTTCTTATTATACTTCTTGGAACCACGCAGAGGGTCATCTGTTcgattttaataaaataatatcttTGTTGCTAAATATTAAACGATGGTAGGTATCAGGGCGTGGGAAAGTTACATCATTTTTTGATGCAACTGATAGAGCAGTACTAGTTTTCATTCcgtcatctgttttattttggatgtGTTTGTATCAAATTTAGAAGTATTCTACTAGTCAG comes from Scatophagus argus isolate fScaArg1 chromosome 5, fScaArg1.pri, whole genome shotgun sequence and encodes:
- the mrpl44 gene encoding 39S ribosomal protein L44, mitochondrial; the encoded protein is MASGYILNRGALTLGIHCQRVCRNISLSQVREKKRWMKAYTLLMAKKLQLEGPPPPKPRSQQPNWDYHAEVQAFSIRLHENFSLELLKIAFINPCYLQAEQEKRQELGMNSETTALALKDNIQLSEKGVGFTKGFLTDWCRANFPGLPSEGVESIVGHLTSSALVAHVARNLGIEELTMSAEYPIGDDVLYSTFMAVIGALQESSGAERTGFFLRDFLVSHLIGKDLFDMWTVVNPMGLLVEELTKRNVPLPEPRLIRSAGASTVLPLYFVGLYSDKKLLAQGPGETLLAAEEEAARVALRKIYGYTENRRPFDFSPPQQHAKPLIQSVSSG